The Pseudorasbora parva isolate DD20220531a chromosome 21, ASM2467924v1, whole genome shotgun sequence sequence ttgctgacTCCTCTCCTCCCCTGAGGTAACAACAACTATATTGAAGAGGTTTTATACGTAGGGTTGCCAACTTCTGGAAAAGAAAATAAGGGACAATCGTGGTTCTTTAAGAAAATAAGGGACATAATAAGGGACACTCAAAATATGTGTACTGTACCACACAGTGTAGTTATTTCAGTGTCTGCAGTTAAGTGCGTGTATAAAGGCTCTCAGACAAACACATTTGAGTCATTCTGTGTCAAAATCTGCCATGTTTCTGAACATTTCCcagattttgttaattttgtttctGAAGAAAGAgtcataaattaaaaaaaaaagacaaaatatttaatatgatgGATGTATATTTACTGAGCAATACAATATTTTGTAGTGGTCAGAATGAAAATTTTCACAGGGGtataaaaatgactttagaaagatggcatcattattttattttcacacagaTATTGGTAGGTCTATAAGTGAAATCTGTTGACTTTAGAAATCTTTCTTGCATTATAAGCCAATGgtgacatttcaaaaaaagggaaaaagcaCTTTTAAAGTTTGCACGCCTGTAATTCATTTTGAAGATGCCTTAATATCCTTTTAGATCTTTTTAGGTTCCAATTCTTGGTTCCTTAATTTTAAGGCCCATTAATTTCCAGAGATATAGGGATTTCAATATGGCTCCATGAGTTAATTGGTAACCATTTTCAATGGTCTCATATTTTCTGAACAACAAATAAACTAGaaatgtatctattttttttagatacatTTCTTTTAGATACACAATTGAACATTGCTGTCTGAGTGGCATCAATATTTTTCCCATACTATGAGTGTAACTCTTTAGTTTAACACTAAAGTATTAAATATATCTCAATATACTTCTATATTCTCGTTCGTAATACAATTTTCTTTTGTAACCTTAATTTTAATGGCCCTGTGGTTCAGTCCAGTAGGCATAATGTGACTCCATGCTCAAATTACTGAATATTTTTTCTCTAAACTAAAGGGATATTAAATACCATCAACCTCTAttcaaaattataaaatgtaaaagttgtttttttttttttctcaggaaGATACATAGATGGCATACAATTTGAAAGCATAATAACTGGACTTTGACATTTCAGCCAATAAAAGATTTTATAAAACAATGGCACTTAAAATTTTGAACTAAATGTTGTTGCAACCATACCggtatatgaataaatgaaaatgcatatttttgtattaaaaagaaCTTAGAGGATTGCTTTTGCTGCTTGAGACTATTAGTTATTTTGTGCTTGAATAGCCTTTATTAGTTATTTTGTGCTTGAATAGCCTAATGAGTTTATGAATACGACAAGTtacttaaatattaaatatttaaaatactgcattTAGTGCATTAACTTACAATTATAGTGACAGACGACTTTCCTTTTTGATCACGTCTTCCATTAGGGAGAgtgcatgcttttttttttgcatgactGAATGTTGGACTCAATCACGTTGTTTGCATCCGCCCAAACTGATTTGCCGAAAATCTAAATGCGAACAGTTTAGGGAATGGTTTAAAGGGATTCGCCGTTAGCACGCGCATAGAGAACACCGGCAGAGGATTCTGCCGGGTCTTAAAGGCTTCCGCGAACGGTTATTCTTGGTGGGACGAATTAGGAAATGGGCATTGTGAAGGGCGCTCTGGAAGATGTGCAAATGAGTGTACCGGTACGCTAAAGTCATGTTCTGGGCGTACGGAGAGGTGGCGGCACTCTCAAGAGCTATATTTGGAAGTGGCGGTACTGAGTTCCGGCGCGTACCGGCTTACTTAAAGCACtggctgaaagcattctttagaaatgttggcccatattgacaggatagcatcttgcagttgatggagatttgtgggatgcacatccagggcatgaagctcccgttacaccacatcccaaagatgctctattgggctgAGATCtagtgactgtgggggccattttagttcagtgaactcattgccatgttcaagaaaccagtttgaaatgattcaagctttgtgacatggtgcattatcctggaagtagccatcagaggatgggtacatggtggtcataaagggatggacatggtcaaaaacaatgctcaggtaggctgtggcatttaaacgatgcccaattggcacttaggggcctaaagtgtgccaaaaaaacatccctcacaccattacaccaccagcaaCTTCCaaagtggtaacaaggcatgatggacccatgttctcattcggtttactccaaattctgactctaccatctgaatttctcaacagaaatcaagactcattagaccaggcaacattttttcagtcttcaactgtccaattttattgagcttgtgcaaattgtagcctctttttcctatttgtattggagatgagtggtacccgatggggtcttctgctgttgtagcccatccgcctcaaggttgtgcgtgttgtggcttcacaaatgctttgctgcatacctcggttgtaacgaatggttatttcagtcaaatttgctcttctatcagcttgaatcagtcggcccattctcctctgacctctccTCTGAAAAAAACACTCCTTACAActgagcacaaccttgaggtggatgggctacaagagcagaagaccccaccgggtaccactcatctccactacaaataggaaaaagaggctacagtttgcacaagctcaccaaaattgaagactggaaaaatgttgcctggtctgatgagtcttaaTTTcggttgagacattcagatggtagagtcagcatttggcgtaaacagaatgagaacatggatccatcatgccttgttaccattgtgctggtggtgtaatggtgtggaggATAtattcttggcacactttaggccccttagtgccaattgggcatcgtttagaAGTTTCCAGACCTtgggcctacctgagcattgtattctgaccatgtccatccctttatgaacaccatgtacccatcgtctgatggctactttcagcaaaataatgcaccatgtcacaaagctcaaataatttcaaattagtttcttgcacatgaaaatgagttcactatactaaaatggcccccacagtccccagatctcaacccaataaagaatctttgggatgtggtggaacgggagcttcgtgccctgaaTGTGGAtgccacaaatctccatcaactgcaagatgctatcctgtcaatatgggccaacatttctaaagaatgctttcagcaccttgttgaatcaaggcaattctgaaggcgaaatggggtcaaacacagtattagtatggtgttcctaataatcctttaggtgagtttatgtaataaatatatatatatatatatatatatatatatatatatatatatatatatatatatatatatatatatatatatatatatatttatttttttagtattttttttaaaatatagtttattttaaCAGAAGTGCTTCACCGCTTTCTTGTATGAAGTTGTCGACTAATCAAGTCATGTGTTGAATTAGACAGGAAATGATATAGAGAGGAACCTGACAGACACTCATGACTTTGTGTGAAGGTCAATAAGTCCTTTAAAATCTctttttaaaatttttttttttaatgataaggCAAATGTTACTTCAGGCTAAATGTCATCATGTAGTGCAACTTTTCTTaaattatgtgattttttttttcaaaaccaaCATAAATTCAAAGAGCACATTTCTTGGCATATGTGTTTGaagctagattttttttttaaacagaagtTTTTCTTAAAACAGTATAATAAAATACCTTCTCTTGTCCCACCAAACAGCCTCAAACCCTCGAGTCTGCAATGCAGCCATGATGACATTCACATCATAGTTGCCATTACCCAGCATGTTCTTCTTGTGGGGTGTGACCAAAGTGCTAGGAGAGAGCCTGAAAAGAAATAGGAAGCAGAagtgtgcacaaaaaaaaaaaaaaaactagaaaaCTAGAAAAATTAGACCACTTCAAATGTAACATTACATCTTAGCACTAACCTCTGGTAGATGTCCTGAAGTGCATCACGGCTGAATGCTGCTCCATCCTGGAAGACATTGTTTAGGGCATGTAGAGCACACAGCTCTCGATGCTGCTTTTCGTGATAAATGGCGGGAGGTTGTGACGATGTAAGGGGCGCTCCAGCATTCGGCCTATCCTCTAGCTCAGACCCACGTCCACCAGCAGCTTCTCCTTTCTGCTTGCTGACCTTCCATGGCATACAACCCAGCTCCTGAAAACCCCCTACCCCCCTCCCCTTACCAGAACATGGAGTACTCCCCATTCCTGCTGCTATGTCACCACTATCATCTCCACAGCAACCTCTCAGCTGCTTGGGATGAGTGGCAAGGGGAGGGGAGTTTGCTAATGGGATGAAAGGTGAGCCAGTGTACCTTGCAGTGAATCagtgaaaataataaaaagaaatgaCGCGTCTTCTCAGAAGCAGACTTGAATGTGTCCTCTTTCTGTGTTCTTCATGTTGTTATTGCACAAAGACTTGCTGAGCACCATAGTAACCACTAGGGCAGAGAAGTTCTTTCCATTTTGGCTGACACCTGGGTGGAAAAGACAGCTTGACTCATACAGCTGACCAGGACTAAATGGGTCAGCAGTGCAGAACCCTGGCAACTGCCATTGAAGACCACTGTGAGAACTGCAGAGATAACGTTAACCTTGGCTGAAGAGTaagaaagaaacacaaaaagagaTTGATTATAAATcagataataataaataaataaataaataaataaaagcagcgAATGCTTCAGTACTGAACCTTAATTAACCGAGTTGCAAGTCTAAACAGGAACCCTTTTGACACCTCTAAGGCTAATGTGAGGCTCTGCCAGGATGGGAATGGGACTGGGAATGGCTGTACAAAACTTCCTGCCAGCTAACAGGTTGGGTGTATATGACTTATTAACGGACAGAAACGATATTCAACACTTCGTATGCAAGTTTAACAAGATCTCTTTGAGCTTCTCAACTACTGCGTTCAGACCAATTTGACACTCTGGCTACGTGCTACTCGTGATAGCAACGGATAAAACGGAATCTTTCAAAGTCTCAGAATAACTGTTAATCATTCCCAGCACATACCTTTGTCTGCATACGATACGGTACAGTCTAGGTGGCTCTCATTCCTCAAACTTGGTGTTTAGGCGTCCACTCCGTGAGTTGTTTATTCCTTTGTCTCCTGTACTTTTTCCTTGCAGCGCTCTAGCTCAACGTGAGCATGCGCAAAACGTCACTGGCTTTCTGCTGGTTTGCGTCACGAGCAGGTTGCATCCCATGGGACTGTCAAAAAACGTCTCGGTCGCCCACATGCCCCACGTTAGGAAATTAACAAGAGACttccaatatatatttttggagacATTACTTTTCGTTTTTATTCCCCCAATATACACCATTTAAGGATTCTGGGGCTGTATAAACAGTCTCCCCTAGGTCTATGCCTTATTGGTTTAACAGAAAATAAGATCCAGACATCAACA is a genomic window containing:
- the josd1 gene encoding josephin-1 isoform X1; the encoded protein is MGSTPCSGKGRGVGGFQELGCMPWKVSKQKGEAAGGRGSELEDRPNAGAPLTSSQPPAIYHEKQHRELCALHALNNVFQDGAAFSRDALQDIYQRLSPSTLVTPHKKNMLGNGNYDVNVIMAALQTRGFEAVWWDKRRDVGSIALLNVTGFILNVPSNLRWGPLRLPLKRQHWIGVREVGGIYYNLDSKLRSPHAIGTADELSCHSGNFAGSSCVTSFEGRTVNSYWSCQRRWKSTRRGGLITDECFGSLFVYFVTFCFWRFLNFMLRREM
- the josd1 gene encoding josephin-1 isoform X2; its protein translation is MGSTPCSGKGRGVGGFQELGCMPWKVSKQKGEAAGGRGSELEDRPNAGAPLTSSQPPAIYHEKQHRELCALHALNNVFQDGAAFSRDALQDIYQRLSPSTLVTPHKKNMLGNGNYDVNVIMAALQTRGFEAVWWDKRRDVGSIALLNVTGFILNVPSNLRWGPLRLPLKRQHWIGVREVGGIYYNLDSKLRSPHAIGTADELRKFLRHQLRGKNCELLLVVPEEVEVHQTWRSDN